Genomic segment of Delphinus delphis chromosome 12, mDelDel1.2, whole genome shotgun sequence:
GGGCATCTTACCAGTTCTCTAGGTCATCCTCACCCCGGCGTCCAGCTGAATCAGATGGTTGTGGGTAGTTCAGCAAGTCTGTACTGGGGAGTGaggaatggggtggggaggaggtctGCACAGAAGGCCCACGGACTTACCCTTGCCCCTCTGACCAGGACGTTGTGGCAGCCACCCACTCCTAACCTGTCCTTCAGACAAGGTATGCTCCCACCCACCATTGCATCACTTACCTTCCCTCACCTGCTTACTGCAGTCCAAGCTTATGGGATGAACCACACCCTAATCCTACTGTCTGCCTGACACAGAATCCAAGACATCAAGTCAAATTCAGAAGCGCCGACCTCTTACTCTCCAAGTACGTGGATGGGATCTCCTTGAAAGCTGGTCAGATCTGTGCTGCTGTGGTGCAGACGAACTGACGTCCCAGCCCGTTGGTTGTGTTTCCTGGGCTGGGTGAAGTGTGGGCATGGGGAAGGCACTGCCTCTCCTCACTTCAACCATCTGACCCTTTCCATTTCGAAACaggccatttttcttttccaggataAGGCTACCCAGTGTAGAGAAAGGAGAGCTGTTCCCAGGGAAATAATTTGGCCCCAAACCAGGGATAGAACAGCCCTTGGAAGATCTATTTTAGTGTTTGGCTCAGGTCCAGGAATTGAAACACATTtcaaattgaatattttaatgcaaaagattaaaatgtatatatatgtaattcatGAATATAGTCATCTtgtaaaaaaattcaaactttatAAATAAAGCTAGAGTTCCTCTTGACGACCCCCTCCCGGCCCCATCCCACCTCAAGTAACCGCTATTTTCAGTTCAGTCCATACTCTTCCAGACCTCTCTGCTTTCCATGATCTTAGAAGCACATGGCTATGCATTTTGAATGggcagtgtttttttcttttatgtaaatgGTATCATTTTGTACTTATTGTTCTGCAACTTGACTTTTTCTCACAGTGATTTGCCTGGATCTCTTTCCATTTCagagctctctttttctttttaatttgccgttttatttaaactttttcctACCAAAGGACCTTTAGGTTGTCTCCAGCTTATTCTGTTACACTTTTCCTAAACAATTCTAAAGTAAACCTCCTGAAATTTGTTTCTTTAGGGAAGACACCAAATAGTGGAACAGTAAGTCATGTTAGAAATAAATTAGATACTGTCAATGTTTTCTCCAAAATGGAGGTACGAATTTTCTCTCACAGAGATGCTTCATAATCTGGCTTCCTTATGAGGTGAGGCGCCTTCACACTTTGTCATTTTGGCTGGTGTGTCTTCCCTTTTGGACCTCAGAGAGGTGGGTGGAATTGTACCACTGAACCAAGGAAAGGGGATTGTATCACTGCTGGGGCTCCCAGGGGCACCTCTGCTTTCTCCCCAAAGCAGCTCCCCGCCTCCCAGGAACCCTGTTACATGTTGAGGATGGGTACCACTTGGATACTTGTTTCTCATAGCCATCCCATCCTTTTGTACTGCAGTTAGGAAGCAGACCGAGCTGGGGGTGCGGCCCTGccggctttaaaaaaaataacactattTTATTTGAATACATAATATAGTCACATGATTCAAGAATCAAACAATATAAAAAGTATTAAGAGAAATGTCTTGCTCCCACCCTTATCCCCTTGTATCTTATTCCCCAACACCTCACggctactttttaaatttcttacatATCTTCCAGAATTTTCGAAATCAGATAAAAGACCTTGGAAAGGACTGCCttattttcttctgctgtttGTTACATAAAAGCTAGCACCCTATAAACACTGCCtcttgttcttatttatttattaggctgCACCGCGCGGCAtgcgagggattgaacccatgccccctgcagtggaaaagcagagtcttaaccactggaccaccagagaaggccctcctgttcttttttttttttttttttttttttgcggtacgcgggcctctcattgttgtggcctctcccgttgcggagcacaggctccggacgcgcaggctcagcggccatggctcacgggcccagccgctccgcggcatgtgggatcttcccggaccggggcacgaacccgtgtcccctgcatcggcagacggactctcaaccacagcgccaccacggaagcccaccAGATATACTTTTGATGAACAATAGAAACGAAAGGGAGAGGTATCAAGGCTGGTCTTTTCTGGCCAGCGATGTTCCTAAGTATCTCGCATTCAGTGATGAGGAATGAGCTTCTGAGTCCCCAAGGAGGATGCTCATGGCCCCATTTACCTTGACTCTTCTATGTCAGATCCAAGACAAGTCAATGACCACGTGGCAAAACATTTGTTTTCAGTGaactttatttcaaaatcatTGAACAATCTGATCATCCTTCCTCATTCATAAATATTCCTTTTGAAATGATCTGAGCTTAAATATTTTCAGGCTTAGTGAAAGGACTTGATATAAAGACGGCACACTAGCCCAAATGAAATTGGTTCCATAGATATAGAAGACTAGGATTTTTCACAGACTCTGCTGTTTCTTGGCCCccttgaattaaattaaatagattaacccatcaataaataaataaataattaattaaatggtCACTCATCAGAAGCTGTGTGCAAAGGACAGAGGATTTCTCTGAACCTAGTGTGCCATGGTTTCTGCCAGGCTGGCTTTGAGTGAGTGGAAGAGGTGAGAGAGggctggctcagtggttggggTCTGAGGACGGGCAGAAGAAGCGTGGGAAGAGTGGGGTTATTCCCGCCGGCTGGTGGGCAGGAGGTCTCGTAGCATGAATATACGGAGGGAAGTTGGGCATTGATTAGACAACAGTGAAGTTCAGGCTGCAGCCATGGTCTTCGATTCCCCTTCTGCTAGCCCTCAGGGTCATTCAGCCCATATGGACTCTGGGTACAGCTTCCTTTAGGGAGAGATGATTTCCATGGTGAAGTCAGTTATATCATGGCCGCCTTTGGAACGTCCTAGGAAGATGGGCTTTTCTTCTGCTTGAGAGGTGCTGATGTACCAGTTGGGGTACAGGGCAGATTCAAATTCGACGCTATTCTTGATTTCTGTCTTGTTGAAGACAAATCGCTTTTCCATCTTCCACTTTGGGTAAGTTTTGGGGTCTACCTCCTgcagcaaaacagaaataaacattttcatgagggcagggacacaGACACTCTACTCTGATCTGGACAAAGATATTCTCTGGGTCGGCTAGAGAGAAAATGGATACGAAGGTCACAGGCCCAGGAGCCAGACTCCTGAGTTATCTTTGAGACCCCAGGTTTCTATGTGGTGACTGAAGGTGTCCCTTATCCTCTTCTGAAACTTAGCATCAAATGCTAGGTGGGAAtgtttttcaaaagtgaaaattaGATTAAAGCTCCTAGGCGTATCTGTTTGCAGGGACTTTGCTGTATTTTCCTCATGGCCCTGTGGCTAGAATGACTTCAGCTTGGAAATGAAGCTTTTGCTGGGAAAGCGGGTGAGGAGAGGTGTGATTTTGGGAGAGGGTTGGAAATGATGACAGGTGACTGGTCCCCTGAGCAGATTAAGTTCCCAAAACGTCATCTAACAAGTGGAGCAACCCTAGCACTGTATAATCTGTTGGGTGGTCACAATGGCAAGACACAAGAACATCTACATAATGATTTAATTTTCTGTGGTGGGAGTGAAAGTTGCATGCATTTAACACTTACATTAAACTTATTTACATCTATGCAAAATTATCAAGTAGCTCTGCTCCCAGAGTTTCTAAGGGGAAGAGGTAGTTGTCTTGGAAGAAAGTGATGGCTAGGCGTCCTTCAGAGGAGCCTGAGAAGGGCCTTCAGCCCCTGGTACCCACTCACCTCCAGCTGCAGGATGGGCCTATCGCCTTTCATCACACAAGACAGGTAGAGATTCTTTTCCTTGAGGCCTAAGGCCACAGGTATCTTGTCGTTACTTTCATCTCCTTGCACGAAGCTCATGCAGAAAACcactggggagaggaaaggggtctCATGGTTAGGGACACACAGCACTGCAGGGACTCTTACAATTTAGCATCCTCTGCGGAAACCCACACCGAGGTCCCTATGGCTTAACAGACAGGGTAATGGGGCTTCTCACAGATCATAGCAGGTTCAGTTGGTTGAAACAGGTTTTTCCCCAAAGAAGGTCTAGGGGCTTCTCAGAGCCTCACCACAGCGGCAATGAAGAATCAGGGGGTCTGATTTTTAGAAACTGCAGAAAGTCATCTTGTCCCTGACGGGTGATGTGTCCATCCACAAGAGCACAATAATTTGATCAACgtgaaaagcaagaaaagagagaaagctggGTCCCGGAAAAACATCGGGCACGGATCTGTTTCAGGAATGTAGAGAAGGAAGTGGGAAGAACTTGGGAAAGGAGCTTAGCTGGGAAAAGTGGCTGCAAAGAgagacatgcattttttttttgcggtacacgggcctctcactgttgtggcctctcccgctgctgagcacaggctccggacgcgcaggctcagcggccatggctcacgggcccagccgctccgcggcatgtgggatcttcccggactggggcacgaacccgtgtcccctgcatcggcaggtggactctcaaccactgcgccaccagggaagcccgagacatgCATTTTAATCTCCCTTAGTCATAGCTGTCTGACTTGGAGGCCCCAAGGTCACCCTCACAGTGCGATTCTAAAGAAACAGGGCTGTCTTGTCTTGGCTCACACCAGGAAGCTTTCCCACAGTGATGCCTCTCTCCAAGGTCAGCAGCCTTGGAAGAGAACTGCCTGCTTCTTTCAGCTGCCCCCTGGACCGCAGCCACGGTGGCAAAGTGCTGGGCAGATTCCCACAACCCGTGGGACCCCAGTCTCGAGACAATTGCCAGTGACAGTCGAGAGATATGAGCTCCTGCTTGTCAGTAAGGTTTCCCTCTAAGGAACCATCTGGTATTGGGCCGGAAAGATGTTAGGGgcgagggggcggggctgggcatGAGGCGGGGGAACAGATTATCTCCTCACCATTCTAGTTTCAACTGCAACAACAGGAAGAAAGAACCCACGGGCGGTTAGGTCTTGTCCATCAAATGATTCCTTTCTAAAAGAAGCACTGACGTGGCGCTACCATTACATGACTTGAGTGAACAGTGGTCCTGAGCGTGCTTGAGCCCCCTAATTTCTCAGAGTCACCTCTCTTGCTGAAAAATAAATGCGCTAAGGGACTCGATCTGGTGTCAACGCTAGGACCCAAACAAAAACATATTCTTTATTGTATGTTATTTCACTGCTGTCGATCATTTGCCTTAATCATCTACTCTGTTGAAAGTGTAGAGAATTAGCAAGCTACCAGGAGGCCAAGAAAAGAAGCAGGGTGTCCCCAGGTACCTTCTCGGTTCATATCCCGTGCGAGGAGGTGGAGAGCCTTCAGCACACACGGGCTAGCCAGCACCAGGGATTTTTGGTCTCTGTCCTGGAGTTTGCAGGTCAGCGACTGCACAGCCGCATCACACAGAAGATCATCGTCGTACGTTTCAAAGATGACAGGCTCTAAAATGTGGAGCACAGACGTCGTTTAGGTGGAAACTCAGAGGGGCAGGCCTGGTGCTGTGAAGCAGCAGAATTTGGTTCCTCCGAGGATATCTGAGCACGCACAGCCAAAGTGTGATTATAACATTGGTGGGCAGGAAGCTGGGGTGCGTCAGAACACTGGGCCTGGCACCCTAAGATTTGGGTTCAAGCCTCAGCTCTATTGCTGGCTGTGGATGGGCCATAGAGCTACTTATGTAAAGTGGCAGCGGCAATAGAACTGGCCCAACAGGGATATTCTGACACTCGCAGAAGATACATAAGTGAAAGCCCTCAGAATGATTGGGTGCTTTGCAAAGATCGGTAGTTATCAAGGTCCTATTTTAAGAATAGTTTCAACAACTAAAAATGAGACTAAAACCATCACCAAATTGGATTTTATACAGTCGTGTCTTGAGATGTTACATTTTGGGTACCATTTTATGCGTGACcatgaatatattctggaaaagctTCCATTCTTAAGATTAATAGCACTATTACCCAGTTACACCATCCTTTCAGTAAAgaagaattccttaaaaaacCTTTTAAGTGAACAAATCGATCTGatggaagacaaaaaaaaaagaatggtttcaACTAAAGAGATGATTAATTGGGTTTCTAGGTGTCTCTGtttgcctctcactgctgggcctTCTCCTTTTAAAGGGTTTCAGCTTTAGGGAAGTTTAGTTGACTGTTGGGTTACGGCCTCTGAGAAGGAAATGACCAGCAATCTCGTGTCTGCCCTCAGCTCTCGTTAGGTACCTTCTTCAAAGATGAGTGAA
This window contains:
- the IL1B gene encoding interleukin-1 beta isoform X2; its protein translation is MATVPEPTNEVMAYYSDENDLLFEADGPKQMKCCVQHLDLSSTGDESIHLQISHQLYNKSFRHVVSVIVAVEKLQKIPCSQTFQDDGLRSIFSLIFEEEPVIFETYDDDLLCDAAVQSLTCKLQDRDQKSLVLASPCVLKALHLLARDMNREVVFCMSFVQGDESNDKIPVALGLKEKNLYLSCVMKGDRPILQLEEVDPKTYPKWKMEKRFVFNKTEIKNSVEFESALYPNWYISTSQAEEKPIFLGRSKGGHDITDFTMEIISP
- the IL1B gene encoding interleukin-1 beta isoform X1 — protein: MVTHFLLSTQVSEAAMATVPEPTNEVMAYYSDENDLLFEADGPKQMKCCVQHLDLSSTGDESIHLQISHQLYNKSFRHVVSVIVAVEKLQKIPCSQTFQDDGLRSIFSLIFEEEPVIFETYDDDLLCDAAVQSLTCKLQDRDQKSLVLASPCVLKALHLLARDMNREVVFCMSFVQGDESNDKIPVALGLKEKNLYLSCVMKGDRPILQLEEVDPKTYPKWKMEKRFVFNKTEIKNSVEFESALYPNWYISTSQAEEKPIFLGRSKGGHDITDFTMEIISP